Genomic DNA from Methylocystis sp. MJC1:
GAGAGCATGGGCTTGGTCGAGTCGCCGCGCCAATAGGCGCCCGCGACCTTCATCAGCTTGAAGGCGTTGCCGATCTTGCCGACCGAGGGCAGATGCGGGCCGCGGCAGAGATCGAGCCAGTGCCCCTGCTTGTAGACCGAGAGCGGCTCGTCCGACTTGATGCTGTCGATCAGCTCGCCCTTGAAGGTCTCGCCCTTGGCGATGAACCATGTCTTGGCGTGATCGCGGTCCCATTCCTCGCGCAAGATCGGCGCGTCGCGGGCGATAATCTCGCGCATCTTCTTCTCGATGACCGGCAGGTCCTCGGGGGTGAAGGGCTCGGCGCGGTGGAAGTCGTAATAGAAGCCGTTCTCGATGACCGGGCCGATCGTCACCTGCGTGCCGGGGTAAAGCTCCTGCACGGCCTCGGCCAGCACATGGGCGGCGTCGTGGCGAATGAGCTCCAGCGCGCGGGGATCGTCGCGCGAGACGAATTCGATCCTGGCGTCCTTCTGGACGGGCTTCATCAGATCGACGAGCGCGCCGTCGAGCGTCATGGCGACGCTGCGCTTGGCCAGAGAGGGGGAGATGCTTTTGGCGATGTCGAAGCCGGTGACGCCGGGCTCGAACTGACGGGACGCCCCGTCGGGGAAAGTAACCGCAACCATATGACGCTCCTGTCGCGCTCATTCGCCGACACGGATCGGCGTGAGTCGCTTAGCGATTTGTGAAGGAGCGCGTTGTAACGCCGCGGGCGCGGCGGCGCAATCGAGGCCGCAGCCAGTCAGCCTCCGCCGCCGGCCTCTGTGTAAAAAAGAATGCCTCCAACACGCGCAATAATGGCTTTCAAAGCAGCCCGCCGACCCCCCTCTGGTCGACGGTCTTGGAGGGGGGAAGCTACTCTTCCTCCCCCTCCTCCCTGTGCGCTTCGGAAACGGCCGAAGCGACGTCGGCGACGGAAAGGAACTCGTCCTTGTCCACGTCCTTGAGAATGTCGCCCAGACTTTCGGAGCTGTCCTTAGTCCAGTTGACCTCCTCCTTGCCGTGTTGGCGGATGAGATCCTCCTTGGAGATCGGG
This window encodes:
- a CDS encoding DUF5785 family protein; this encodes MMPRTTGNTGEGRGSGHKGPAKGFAFGVASVTQALHGASFPISKEDLIRQHGKEEVNWTKDSSESLGDILKDVDKDEFLSVADVASAVSEAHREEGEEE